Genomic DNA from Paenibacillus donghaensis:
CCCATCGCGGCCAGGAAGCTCTCGCGGTTCAGCTCGTTGCAATATTTCTGCCGATCCATGTTGCGGACATGAGGACCAAATCCCTTGATCTCAATGATTAGCCGAGTGTAGGGGGTGAGCCAAGCAAAATCGCAGAAATAAGACAGTCCGCGCCAATCCACCACCTCATATTCAGGGTGCAGTTCCTCAAAATGTCCACGCAGCGGCCACCACACCTGCCGGCAGAATAGCTGCTCCGCTTCACGATGCCCCCGCTCCAGCCGCCTTTTCGTTCTCCAGTTCTTGCCCCGATATGCTTCTCCAGAAATGCGGCATGCGCTTCTTCAACATTCATAACTCCCAGCTCCTTCTGCATCAAAAAACGCCCCGGCCCATTCATCAGAATGGACCGGGACGTTCTTCGTCTCGTTAAGCTGATTATAAAATATAATCAGCTGCATGCCTAGAGGTTTTCCGAGAAGTCATATTTCATATAATGCTCCAGAGGTGATTCTGCAGAGAATTAGGCTCTTCCATTCGTAGGCACAAGCCGCTTTTTCTCCTAGTATTCTCAATAGGAGTGCTCCAAATATTGGGTTTAGACAACGTTAGCGGCTGACTTACCTGCGAAATAAAAGAGTGGAAGTAAAAGCTTTACTCTCGACCGGTGGCTTCAGCACAAGCTGGCTATTTGCTGCCGGCCTGCCAGTTCAGGTTCCAGCCGTATTGCTTGTCCAGATCCCGGTGTCCGCCGAAATACTCCACCAGCCGTTCCACACTGAGCGTCTGATCGTTCACATTGGTGAACATGGCTACGGCACACATACCTTTGTTGTTATTGTGCTCATCAAGCCGGACCTCAATGTCCGGTCCGCCCTGCTGCTTGATCGTGACGATCCCGTCGGCCTGCGACCAGTTCGTGATGCCTTCATAGATGAAGGCGAAGATCACGATCCGTTTGATCTCGGAGAGCTGGCGGCTGTTAATCCGCAGGTTCTCTCCAGTGCTGACCGAGCCGGTGCGGTCGTCGCCATCTAAGGAGATATAAGGCGGCCGATTTAGCTCGCCGAAGGATTCCCCCAATGCCTGGACTGAGCCTTTCATGCCGTTCTTCAGTTCAAACAGGCAGCCCAGATCCAGATCGATGCCTTTGCTGCCGAACCAGCCAGATGACTTGGACTGGTTCCAGTTCAGGTTGACCACGATCTCGCCGCTGGACCCGGCGCCTTTGAGAAGATTGATGCTGTCGCCGCGTTTTTTGAGCGTGATCTTGTTCAGGTTGACGGGAGCACCCGAAGGAGTAGGCCGCCCGGCATCGCCCGCCGGAGGTACCGCGTCCGGCGCAGGCTTCGGCCGGGAGCGCAGCTCCGGCAGCGGCATCGGCTGCGGCGCCGGAGGAGCAGGCCGCCCGGCATCGCCCGCCGGAGGTACCGCGTCCGGCGCAGGCTTCGGCCGGGAGCGCAGCTCCGGCAGCGGCATCGGCTGCGGCGCCGGAGGAGCAGGCCGCCCGTCATCTCCCGCCGGAGGTACCGCGTCCGGCGCTGGCTTCGGCCGGGAGCGCAGCTCCGGCAGCAGCATCGGCTGCGGCGCCGGAGGAGCAGGCTGCCCAGCATCGCCCGCCGGAGGTACCGCGTCCGGCGCAGGCTTCGGCCGGGAGCGCAGCTCCGGCAGCGGCATCGGCTGCGGCGCCGGAGGAGCAGGCTGCCCAGCATCGCCCGCTGGAGGTACCGCGTCCGGCGCAGGCTTCGGCCGGGAGCGCAGCTCCGGCAGCGGCATCGGCTGCGGCTGCGGAGTCCCATTCGAAGCAGCCGCTCCTCCCGCACTAGCATCCGGGCTCGTTCCCGCACCCGCCCCTGCATCAGCACCCGCTTCTGCAATGGCACTCGCCCCTGCAATGGCACCCGCCCCTGCATCAGCACCCGCCCCTGCATCAGCACTCGCCCCTGCATCAGCACCCGCCCCTGCATCAGCACTCGCCCCTGCATCAGCACTCGCCCCTGCAATGGCACTCGCCCCTGCAATGGCACCCGCCCCTGCATCAGCACTCGCCCCTGCATTGGCATTCGCCCCTGCATCAGCACTCGCCCCTGCAATGGCACTCGCCCCTGCATCAGCACTCGCCCCTGCAATGGCACTCGCCCCTGCAATGGCACCCGCCCCTGCATTGGCTCCTGCGCTAGCATCCGAACTCCCCCCGGCCCCGCCGCTAACCTCAAGGCCATAGCTGGCACAGAGCGCGGCCAGCCCGCCGGCGTAGCCGGAGCCGATAGCCCCGAACTTCCAGTCCTGCTGGTAGCGGTACAGTTCTCCAGCCACGATAGCGGTTTCCACCGTAAAAGCCTTTCCGATATCGTAACGCACCAGTTCTGTACCCGCCGCAGGATCGATGATCCGGATATAGGCGCCGTCCAGCAGCGAGAAGTTCTGCTGACGTTGCTCGCCTTCATAGATCGTGAGCGCAAAAGCGATCCGCTCATAAACGGCAGAAACCGCGCCAAGCTCAATCACGAGCTGGGCCTGATCGCTAATTCCTGAATAGGCCTGGGGGGAGGACTGGACTACAGTCACCGAACGGTCAACCGAGGACGGATTGCCGTAGAAGATCAGATCCTCATCCCGACTGGCCTTCTGCGTGCCTCCCAGCATAAATGCCGAGAAATCAACCTCAACTGCTGCATTCGAATGGTTCCAGCCCATCCCGGCAATGACGCGGGTAAGCTGAGGGGCGTTTCTGGTCACATCGGCCTTCTGTCCCTTGATTAATGAAATCGTCATGATTACCAGCCTCTCAATAAGATAATGAAGATGATGCCGTTGCCGCTATATCTTAGTTTTCCTGCCTTGGTGGATCACCAGCGTCTGCCGCCGCCTGTATCCAGATTGGGACCGTTCAACTGGGTCAGCTTGTCCGCAGTCTGCTCATAGATCTTCACTATTTCCTGCACCTTGCGGAATTCGGGGTCCGAAGGACCGAGATCATCCATAAACATCCGCTGCAAAATATCTTTATAAAAGGAGCAGCGCTCTTTAACCTGGCTGGCTTCAAAATCGATGATCTCTTCAAGGGTATGCCCCTGCACGAAGTCCATCAGATCATCGGCTGGCTCCGGATCTTCCTCATACGCGCCCCGTTCATTGCGCACAGCTATCGGGGAATTCATGCTGTCCAGCTCCACGGAGGAGCGGATGTTGGAGAAAAGAATATTTTCTTTGGCGAGCATGACCTGGAAGGCTTTGTGCTTGAACAGCTCCTGCACGACGAGCAGGCACATGGCCTGGTTGCCGATCAGAATACCGTCGAACGGGTGAAGAATCCACAGGCCGTCGCTGCGGAACAGATTGAAGGTGAAATATTCTCCGCCATACTCATATTTAAGATTGATGGTTGACTCTGATGTCACTTCGTATTTAAAAACGTCCATTCCTCTACCTCCTAAGCTGCAATTCTCTCAGATAATAATAGCATATCGAACGTGAACTTAAGAATGTCACATGCGAAGTGGCGGGAAGCCCTATGTATCAGACTTTCTGCCCACTCTATGGCTTCATTCTTCAGTTCATCTTATACAGCATAATAGGATCGCCGAATCTGACAGTCTGGAAGGGACAACTTCGGAGGTTGACATCCGGTCGAAGGCGATTTATGATCCAGTCAAAGTTTGCCTTAAGGAGGAGTATCTATGGAGGAAGTGCCGGATCATCTGGATCACGGACTGCAGATCGTATTTGTCGGCTTCAATCCCAGCTTGCTCTCCGGCGAGCTGGGACATCATTACGCTAACCTGCGCAACAACTTCTGGAGAATTCTGCACCAATCAGGGCTGACGCCGCGATTGTATGAGGCTGCAGAGGATGGCGAGTTGTTGAAGCTGGGCTATGGCTTCACGAATATCGTCTCCCGGCCGACGCGGGGGGCGGAGGATATTACACGTGAGGAGTATAATGAGGGACGTGAACTGCTCCGTGGGAAGCTGGAGCAATACCGCCCGGAGATCACTTGCTTCGTGGGCAAAGGCGTGTATACCGAATTCAGCCGCAGGAAGCAGGCGGATTGGGGGTTTCAGGAGTCTTCCGATCCGGTGGTGGATGGGGTTAAAGAGTTCGTCGCACCGTCCTCCAGCGGGCTGGTGCGGATGCCGATGCCGCGCATCGTGGGGATTTACCGCGAGCTGTCTGATTATATCCGGGAGCATATGCCGCTGTCCTGAATGGAAATTTATTTGCAAATACGGTTACTACTTAGGTCCAGTGAGGCATGATAGGGAAATTCTACCGCTAGTTGGATGAAAGCTGGGGGGGAATCCGCTCCGAAAAGCCCTGGATAGACAAATTAGTGGTAACTTTTCCCTATAGGCAACGAGAATCGCACAAAAGCCAGCAGTTAACGGTAGTTTTCCCCATAGCATCTCTGTTTCCCTACTCCGAAGCTCAAACCTACTGGAAGAAGGCTGGAGTCCTAAGTAGTAACCAGATTTGCACTTAGACGCCTGCTTATGAACTCGGCTAGTTTCGCTGAAGATTCTCACAATAGCTATCTAAATCTTCTCACGGACCGAAGCAGCTACTATATTACACAACAAAAGCCGCCTTTCTCCGTTAGTTGAGAATGGCGGCTTTTGTTGTGTAAAGGCAGCCTTAGGGCTGTTGAATCAGGTCTGGATCAGCAGCAGAATGATCGAAGACAAGGACAGGCAGAGGCTGATCAGGCAGAGTACGGCTACGACCTGCTTCTGATTCAGGCCAGCGCGTAGCAGGCGGTAATGCACCTGGGTGGCATCGGCCTGATAGATCGACTTGCCCTGCACGAATCTGCGGATCACGACGAAGATATTGTCGAAGATCGGCACGCCCAGTGCCAGGATCGGGATGAACAGCGATAGCACGGTAGCTTGCTTGAAGGCTCCGTCCAGTGCGATTACGGCCAGAATGAAGCCGAGGAATGTGGCGCCCGCGTCGCCCATGAATATTTTGGCAGGCGGCTTGTTATAACGCAGATAGGCAATGGTGACTCCGACCAGCGAAATGGCCATGATCGCCGAAGCCGATTGCCCTTTGGCCAGAGCGACCACGAACAGCGTAACCGCAGAGATGGCGGTCAGCCCGCCTGCCAGCCCGTCCATACCGTCCGAGAAATTGATAACCGTCGTCACGCCGAAGATCCAGATAATCGTCAGCAGAAAGGACAGCACCACAGGCAGAATGATATAATCGCCGGAGAACGGATTGTAGAAGCCGGTAAAAGCATTGCCGGACAGATAGACCAGAATGGCCGCGCTCACCTGCACCACCAGCTTGGGCAAGGCCGGAAAGTCCTTGCCTTTGGTTTTGTACCAGTCATCTACCGTGCCAATGGTTAGCAGCAGCACACCACCCGCGAACAAGGCTACCGTCTCCATGGAGAAGTCGCGTGCGAACAGCAGGTAGGTAATGAAGAAGCCAAGAAAGATGGCATAGCTGGCTGTAAGGGGAATGGGTTCTCTATGTATTTTGCGTTCCACATCCTGCCGGGGCTTGTCCACGAAATCAAGCCTGAAGGCCAGTCTGCCAAGCGGAGGGATCAACAGATAGACGATAAAAAAAGACACCAAAAACGAAAAAACATATAAAATGACACTCACCACCGTAGGTTAGAATTTCAAAGCCTGTTTGATCGAAGTATATCCTATAAGATAAGATATTGTCGATGATCTTATTGATAGACTGTGGCAGCTGAAAGGAGTCGCAATGAAATACGAAATCATTTTATTTGATGCCGATGATACTCTGTTTGACTATGGATTGGCTGAAAGCCGGGCGCTGGCCGGAGTGTTTACCCATTTTGGCATGCCCACCGGGGCAGAGGATTATGCAGCAAGCTACCAACAAATTAATCAGGCACTGTGGCGGGATCTGGAGCTGGGCAGAATCAGCTCGCCTGCGCTGCGGGTGGAGCGCTTCAATCGGCTGTTCACCGCTCACGGGCTGAGCCATGATCCGCAGGAGTTCAGCGAGACCTACCTGCGTCTGCTTGGAGAGGGCACCTACCTGATCCAGGGAGCCGTAGAGCTATGCGCAGAGCTTGGAGACTGCAGGCTGGCGATTATCACGAACGGGATTAAGGATGTGCAGAATGCTAGAATCGGCAACTCGCGCTTAAGCGGAGTGTTTGAGCAGATTGTGATTTCCGAGGAAGCGGGCAGCCAGAAGCCGGAGCGGGGGATTTTTGATTATGCCTTTGCCAGACTTGGGATTTCGGAAGCGGATAAACGGCAGGTGCTTATCGTGGGCGATTCCCTGACCTCGGACATTCAAGGCGGAATTAATTACGGCATTGACACCTGCTGGTTCAACCCGCTGGGCAAGAAGAACGAAACCGGTCTTATGCCGCAATACGAAATTCGTAGTCTCGCAGAGCTGTTGAAAATTGTCAATTGAGCGCCTTCTTGGGAACTTCCTTTTGCCAAATTAGATTAGAATGTGCTCCCAGTGGTATGTATATTAAGAGACTATATAAGATGAACTTAAGAATGGAGTAGTGGAGTTGCCAGAGACCTGGTGCATAGGGCTCGCTGGCAACTCCGTATTGTAACATTCTTAAGTTCACATTCTATAATTCTAAACAGCGGAGGGAATACTATTGAAAAAGAAGTGGCTGATTGCAGCTGTCGTTTCCGGTATGGCCGTTACGGGTTCGGCCGGCGTGTACGCAGGAGCTAAACTGGAACAGATTAAAGCTTATCTGAATCACAGCATAGGTGTAGTGGTGGATGGTACACCCTATTGGATGAAAGACGGCAACGGCAAAACCTTGACTCCAATTACATACAATGGATTGACCTATTTGCCGATCCGTTCTGTGGCGGGTGCGCTGGACGTGCCAATCGTATATGATGCGGCCAATTACAAGGTCAGAATAGGGACGGGCGCGAATGTCGTAACACCTCCGGCAACCACGAATCCGGGCAACAGCGATGGAGGAACTCCTGTCATCAGCACGATGCGGCCGGAGAATATGCCTCAGGATTTCCCGATTCCTGCGGATGCAGTTATAGCAACGACCCTAGATACGGAAGTCGATGGACTGAAGAAGGCAGCCTTCAGCTACTCTTCACAGGAATCGCTGGAGACGATGGGTTTCGTATACGGCGAGTATGCGCGGATCAAACGGCTGGAGAATGCCTCGCAGGTGGTTAGTGCCACAACGCTTAACATCACCGGAAGACTGGGCGGCATCAATCCGTTGTCGATTACAGGCTCAGTCTCCACAACACGTCCCGGCTACTACAATTATACGGTTACCTGGTCAGAAGCCGAATAGACGGAAGTTGAACCAGCAAGAGGTTATCCATGGCAGGCTCTTGTTGCTGCAGGGTAACCTTTTTTCTCGAAATATAAGAATTTATATGTTCCACGTCTTAATTTATCCTTCTATTTCTCGAAGAAACGGAAGCCGCCTCTTTCAGAGGAAGGCGAAGCCGTTTCTTCTTGTTATGTACACATGAGCAATGAAGTATAATTATCCTAATCCATCTAACACAAGGAGCAAGATGCTATGTATACGCAGGAAGATTTGATGAGACAACTGGGGGAGCTGGGAATTAAACCGGACGGGACATTGCTGGTGCATTCTTCCTTCAAAAGCATGGGGTTGGTCCAAGGCGGCCCGGATACGGTGCTGGATGCGCTCAGCTTGTATATGAAGGACGGTCTGCTGGTGCTGCCGACACACACCTGGAGGTACATAAGAGCGGGCAACCCGCGATTCTCTGTGCTGGAATCGCCCTGCTGTGTCGGCATTCTGCCGGAGCTGTTCCGTAAACGGGAGGGAGTGATCCGCTCGTGGCATCCCACCCACTCCGTAGCTGCACTGGGCGCAGATGCGGAGGCTTTCACGCGGGGCGACGAACGGTGGGACACGCCTTGCGCACGCGGCTCGGCATGGGGCCGGCTGCTGGACCGCAAGGCGCAGATTCTGCTGGTGGGCGTCGATTTGCGGCGGAATACCTTCATCCACGGCATTGAGGAGTGGGAGGATATCCCCGGCAGATTGTCGGAGGAGCCGGAGCGGCTCTTCACCATAACCCCTGACGGCGAAGAACTCGTCGTGCCTTCCTTCAGGCATTGCGGCCTCTCCTGGTCTGAGCATTTCTGGAAGGTGGAGGGGGTGCTGGAATCCGCTGGTGCTCTCTATAAAGGCAGGTTCGGCATGGCGGAGGCACGCGTATGCGGAGCGGCAGAGACGGCTGCTGTGCTGGGCCCGATGCTCCGGCAGAATCCGCAGCTGTTCTCGGACAATGAGCCGCTGCCGGGGACGGAAGGCTTGATTTAGAACAGAGCTGAAGAATAACCAATGAAGGCCGCGCCCTCCAGTAACCATCGCTTAACTTTCAGATGATTGCGGACTCAGGAGCCCCTATATGCTGTAAACAGGCTGTTTTGCAGGATTAGCGGACTCAGGGGCTCTTATTCCAGCGAAACACCTCTGTTTGTGGCCTGTGTTGACGATATAGCGGCTATACAGTCCGCATGACTCAAAAAAAACGCCGGAATGAGGAAATAGCGGCTATGGGAGGACACAAGTAGGGTGGGTTACCTAAAGTTCAAGTGGGAGAGTGTTCTTGGGTTGAATGGGAGAGATACGGAATAATATTCCTTTATTTATTGATTGGCAGGCGCAGCTCTGAAGACGGCGGATACCGGGGTGTGGGAGGCCGCAGGCCGATGGCAAGGCAACTGCAAGACCGGGTGCAAGCGAAGCTAGCGGCTTCGCCCGGGGTGCGGCGCTGCCTGCCTGACGCCGCTGGCCTGCACACTCCTTAAGACCGGCTCCGCTGCCGCCTCCGGGAGAACTCCCGCCTTACAGGGTCAACTTAAGGAATGGAGGCTGCCATGTTTAACAAAATCACAATTACCTCGGAAGAACGGGGACTGCTGTTTAAAGACGGAAGCTATAGTAAATATCTGAAGCCGGGCACCTACCGGCTGTCTCCTTTTGGCGAACAGTCCATACATAAGCTGAAGCTGCGTGAACCTTTTATGGTACCCGGCAAGGACCTGGATCTCTTTCTGCTGGACGAAGAGCTGCGTGGGGATCTGCAGGTAGTAAGTGTCGCAGACAATGAATATGTGCTGCTCTATGAGGATGGAAGATTCCAAGGGCTCTTGACTCCAGGGAAATATGCCTTCTGGACGGCGCTCAAGAATCACCAGTTCGTGTCGGCCGATATCCGGCAGCCCGAGCTTCCCGAAGGGGTCAACCGGGCATTGCTGGGCCATCTGGTCCAATATGTGCAGAGCTTCGAGGTAGCATATTACGAAGTCGGCGTTCTCTATTACAACAATGTGCTGCAGCGTGAGCTTGCGCCTGGCAGATATGATTTCTGGCGGGGGCCTGTTAAGGTAGCTGTGAAGACAGTCGATCTGCGCCAGCAGCAGCTGGATATGACCGGCCAGGAGATGCTCACCGAAGACAAGGTCAGCCTGCGGCTGAACTTTGTAGGCCAATATTCGATTGTCAGTCCGCTGCGCATGCTGCAGATCAAATCGCTGGAAGAACAGATATATATCAGCCTGCAGCTGGCGCTGCGCGAATATGTCGGCAGCCTGAAGCTGGATGAATTGCTGCGGATGAAGCAGGAGGTCGGCACGTTTGTGCTGGAGCGTCTGCGGCAGCAGAGCGAGAGCTACGGCGTCGAATTCCACTCGGCTGGAGTGAAGGACATTATTCTGCCGGGCGAGGTCAAGGACATTCTGAACACCGTCCTGCTGGCTGAGAAAAAAGCGCAAGCCAACCTCATCACCCGCCGCGAAGAAACGGCGTCCACCCGCAGCCTGCTCAATACCGCCAAGCTGATGGATGAGAACCAGACGCTCTACCGCTTGAAGGAGCTGGAGTTCCTGGAGAAGATCAGCGAGAAAATCGGGAATGTCTCGCTGGTCGGCGGAGGTACGTTGTCGGAGCGGCTAGGCCAGCTGCTGATCGACGGTGGAGGGAAGAAGGAAGCCTAATTCCGGCTTCCTTCTTTCCTATTCTGGCTAGTCCCTATCAATCTATGGTATATTATTCTCACATAAAACATAGTAAGGAGATTGGAAATGGAAAAAACATTGGTGTTTGGTCACAAAAATCCGGATACGGATACAATTTGTTCAGCAATTGCTTATGCGGCACTCAAAAATGAACTGGGCTGGGATGCCGAGCCGATCCGTCTGGGCGCAGTCAGCGGCGAAACGCAATTTGCGCTGGATCATTTCGGAGTGGAAGCTCCCCGCCTGCTGGAATATGTAGCTGGTGAAGCGAAGCAGGTCATTCTCGTTGACCATAATGAGAGCCAGCAGAGTGCTAACGATATCGATCAGGTGCGTGTGGTTGAAGTGGTTGACCATCACCGGATCGCCAATTTCCAGACCGCCCATCCCCTGTACTATCGTGCAGAGCCGGTTGGATGTACGGCTACGATTCTGAACAAGCTCTACAAAGAGAACGGCGTAGCCATCCCGAAGGCCATTGCCGGACTAATGCTGTCAGCCATCATTTCCGATTCTCTGCTGTTTAAGTCCCCTACCTGCACCGCTGAAGATGTGGCTGCTGCTGAAGAGCTGGCTCAGATTGCCGGTGTAGATGCACAGAGCTACGGCCTGGAGCTGCTGAAGGCTGGTGCCGATCTCAGCGACAAGACGATTGCCCAGCTGGTTTCCCTGGACGCCAAAGAGTTCAAGATGGGGGATTATAAGGTGGAGATCGCTCAGGTGAACGCGGTTGATATCAATGATGTACTTTCCCGCCAAGGCGAGCTGGAAGCCGCACTGACTTCTATCATTGACGAGAAGGGTCTGGATCTGTTCCTGTTCGTGGTAACGGACATTCTGAACAACGATTCGACCGGACTGGCGCTTGGCCGTGTGGCCGGAGCGGTTGAGCAGGCTTACAACGTCAAGCTTGATGACAACAAAGCCTTGCTCAAAGGTGTAGTCTCCCGCAAATCGCAGATTGTTCCTGTACTTACCGAGACTATCGCCAAGCTGTAAGATTGGAATATGCTGCTCATAATCATACCAAGCCCTGCTCACTTCCTTAACTGGATGGGCAGGTTTTTTTAAAAATATAACAATTTATATGTGGCTCAACCTAAAAATTAGCGGTTGATATTTTCATCCTAATAAGCGTTGCCGATTGTATTCGATTAAAATCCCAACCAGCTTTGACGATGTTCAGGAGAAGGGGTTACACATGTTTTTGATGCAGCAGAAAGCGAGCCTGTACGAACTGCTAGTACGGCTGTACTTGAAGGAGAAGCAGGCAGCTGCCAATACTTTTTGATTGGGAATGCAGTGTCTCCTGCAGATAGAATATGTTCTCTTATACTGTGCCACAACACCATTTACGGCGCTACTAATTCCTAAAATAAAAAAACCGCATTTCTGCGGTCTTTTCACGTCTAAATACAATCATTGTTCTATTCTTAAGACCATGATTTTATTAGTTCCATTCTCTACAATAATGGAACTATTTTTTGTTAGCTCGGTTGTTCCATCATATTTATACATAAATTCTCTGATATCATAAATGTAATCGAATACAAATTCCCCTTCATTCACAAAAATAATTCTACGTTTAATATCAGTTTCTAACCTATCTAAATTACATTTAACCCCAACAATCCTATCTAGAGCTTCTTCATCGAGAAAAGGATCCTTGATTATAAAAGCCTTATCCCAAACAAAAGGAGTAATATCAGCGAATTTAGCTGTACTATTTTCATTCTTTAATTTAACAATATTTTGCTCAATAATTTTTGTGCTGTTACTAGTATTTTCGTTAGTTGTAAGCAAGAAGGCCAAATATCCTATAGAAATTAGTCCGACTAATACAGCTAATATCAGTATGTTTTTTTTCATATGCCTCCTCCTATCAAAATTCTAGTAGTTAAGTGTAACATTTTTGCTTGAACTCTGTTTGCTAGATCTGTGTTCGTCACAGCAAAAGGAATTTCATACCAGCTCACACAATCTCTACCCTTTTGATTATTATGCAAGTCCATTTGTTTATGCTGTAAACCGTTATATCCATTCCAAGTCGTTGCGCTTAATTCAGCATTCGTTAATCCGACATCTTCATGAGCAGATGCAAATTGTTCCGCCATCACTTTAGTAATATTTAAAGCCA
This window encodes:
- a CDS encoding mismatch-specific DNA-glycosylase, which codes for MEEVPDHLDHGLQIVFVGFNPSLLSGELGHHYANLRNNFWRILHQSGLTPRLYEAAEDGELLKLGYGFTNIVSRPTRGAEDITREEYNEGRELLRGKLEQYRPEITCFVGKGVYTEFSRRKQADWGFQESSDPVVDGVKEFVAPSSSGLVRMPMPRIVGIYRELSDYIREHMPLS
- a CDS encoding AAC(3) family N-acetyltransferase is translated as MYTQEDLMRQLGELGIKPDGTLLVHSSFKSMGLVQGGPDTVLDALSLYMKDGLLVLPTHTWRYIRAGNPRFSVLESPCCVGILPELFRKREGVIRSWHPTHSVAALGADAEAFTRGDERWDTPCARGSAWGRLLDRKAQILLVGVDLRRNTFIHGIEEWEDIPGRLSEEPERLFTITPDGEELVVPSFRHCGLSWSEHFWKVEGVLESAGALYKGRFGMAEARVCGAAETAAVLGPMLRQNPQLFSDNEPLPGTEGLI
- a CDS encoding slipin family protein produces the protein MFNKITITSEERGLLFKDGSYSKYLKPGTYRLSPFGEQSIHKLKLREPFMVPGKDLDLFLLDEELRGDLQVVSVADNEYVLLYEDGRFQGLLTPGKYAFWTALKNHQFVSADIRQPELPEGVNRALLGHLVQYVQSFEVAYYEVGVLYYNNVLQRELAPGRYDFWRGPVKVAVKTVDLRQQQLDMTGQEMLTEDKVSLRLNFVGQYSIVSPLRMLQIKSLEEQIYISLQLALREYVGSLKLDELLRMKQEVGTFVLERLRQQSESYGVEFHSAGVKDIILPGEVKDILNTVLLAEKKAQANLITRREETASTRSLLNTAKLMDENQTLYRLKELEFLEKISEKIGNVSLVGGGTLSERLGQLLIDGGGKKEA
- a CDS encoding YjjG family noncanonical pyrimidine nucleotidase gives rise to the protein MKYEIILFDADDTLFDYGLAESRALAGVFTHFGMPTGAEDYAASYQQINQALWRDLELGRISSPALRVERFNRLFTAHGLSHDPQEFSETYLRLLGEGTYLIQGAVELCAELGDCRLAIITNGIKDVQNARIGNSRLSGVFEQIVISEEAGSQKPERGIFDYAFARLGISEADKRQVLIVGDSLTSDIQGGINYGIDTCWFNPLGKKNETGLMPQYEIRSLAELLKIVN
- a CDS encoding MraY family glycosyltransferase, whose product is MVSFFIVYLLIPPLGRLAFRLDFVDKPRQDVERKIHREPIPLTASYAIFLGFFITYLLFARDFSMETVALFAGGVLLLTIGTVDDWYKTKGKDFPALPKLVVQVSAAILVYLSGNAFTGFYNPFSGDYIILPVVLSFLLTIIWIFGVTTVINFSDGMDGLAGGLTAISAVTLFVVALAKGQSASAIMAISLVGVTIAYLRYNKPPAKIFMGDAGATFLGFILAVIALDGAFKQATVLSLFIPILALGVPIFDNIFVVIRRFVQGKSIYQADATQVHYRLLRAGLNQKQVVAVLCLISLCLSLSSIILLLIQT
- a CDS encoding manganese-dependent inorganic pyrophosphatase, whose translation is MEKTLVFGHKNPDTDTICSAIAYAALKNELGWDAEPIRLGAVSGETQFALDHFGVEAPRLLEYVAGEAKQVILVDHNESQQSANDIDQVRVVEVVDHHRIANFQTAHPLYYRAEPVGCTATILNKLYKENGVAIPKAIAGLMLSAIISDSLLFKSPTCTAEDVAAAEELAQIAGVDAQSYGLELLKAGADLSDKTIAQLVSLDAKEFKMGDYKVEIAQVNAVDINDVLSRQGELEAALTSIIDEKGLDLFLFVVTDILNNDSTGLALGRVAGAVEQAYNVKLDDNKALLKGVVSRKSQIVPVLTETIAKL